One Bythopirellula goksoeyrii genomic window, TGGCGGCAATTCTTACCTCCTTGGTGACTTCCTGCCCATCGCCAGTTCTCAGAACGACAGTGGCCAGTTGCTCGCGGGGAAGTGAACTGTCGATGGTGAATGGAATACGCACGATCTTGCCGGCCACGCCGAATGTGGGTGCATCGAGACTGACCAACTCCACATCCGGAAGGCGCTCCTGCGAACCCACGGTGAGCGTAATGAGGGGGATCTCTTTCATCCGCAAGCGTGTCGCTGCATCTACGGGTGGCGGTCCTTCGTTCCAATCTCCATCGGAAGCGAGCACGACCCCAGCAAGTCGTGAGGACTGATCGAGTGCATCAACAATTGGTTGGTAAAGATTTGTGCCATGCCCTGATCGAGGTGACGCGAACGGCAAAATCACGACTTCATAACGTTCGTCGAGCGGTGTCCACGCCGACTGACTCGCCAGCGGGGCAACGGCAGCTCGTCGCGTAATCGGAGTACCATCGTCTTCCGCCTCGAGCGAGTCACGTGTTTCCATGCTGGCTGAGTTGTCCCACAGAACAACGATGGCGGGTTTGTCAGTCGGCAAGAACTCTTCAATCCATTCTGGCTGATTCAACAGCAAGCCCGCGAACAAGACTATTGCCAATCGCAACGATTCCAAAGCTGCAATGGCGGGCCGCATACCGCTCCTGCGCCAGGCGATCACTCCGAGCGCAGCGGTTGCAAGACATGCCAAGAGCGCAAACAATGCACTCAAGGGGGTCCACAGTATGGTAAAGTGGCCTACGCCGTTCATACCGTTGCCCCCGTGCTCGCCAAATCCCCAGTCGTGGGACGTCGCTTGGGAAGGCAAAGCCCTGCTTCTCCAACCAAGGCCACAATCATTCCGATAAGGAAGAGTCGCCAGATTTCGCGGGTGAGCCCTGCCAACGAATCAACGCGATCGGCAACCCGATCATACTCAAGCCCTTCGAAGAGACCGTCGACTCGTTCATCGGCGAGCACAGCCGTCGCGTCTTCGGCGGCACTGCGATTGACCGCGATGATTCGGTCATCGTGCGAATAGACTCCTGCTTGAAAAGCAGCTTCCGTGGAGAGTACATCCGCATCTCCAGCAAGCTTTTGCCATTTGCTCAAATCGAAGGCACCGACACCGGCATCACGTTGCTGAGTGGCAACGAGACGCTCGGCTCCTGTCGCCAGGGCGCGTTGTATTGTGGCATAGAGAACCACGCCATCCATGGCCAAGGTGGAATCGCCAGGCGAAACGGTCGTAGTACAAAAATAGGCAGCACCTTTGCCGACATCGACACGGGCCAACAAGGGAGCGCCACCTGGCAGTGTAGCGAGTGCGGTGGCTTCCCCTTTGAGTGCACAGAAACGGTGAATTGCCAATTCCCCTACGGGAAGGGCTGCACCATCCAGCGTTCGAGAGAGCAAATCCTGATCGCCTCGCCAATTGGCAACGGCCAGCGATTCCTGGGGATCAGTCCAACTGAGCCACTCGACGCCGAATAGGCTTGTCTCATTCGGATTGGCAGGAGGGAAAAAAATAGCCACGCCACCTTGGTCGACAAAAGCCTGCATGGCCTCTGCCGAAGTACCTGTTGGTAAAGGAGCTTGCCATAGCACGAGGGCGTTTTCCTCCCAAGGCAAAGTCGCTGTCTGTTCCGGTCCTACAACGAGTGCTTCGCTTTTGACACCTGGGTCCGTCGCGATCGACGCCGCCAAATCTAAGGGCCTCACCAGAGCTGGATTCTCGGCGACGATGGCCGTGCGCCGCACTGGGGCATCGGAGTAGACAAAGTAAAACTGGTTGTCCGCCGGGTTGGCGTCGGCAGGTAGGATTACCTGCCCCCAACCTTGCTCGCTGGACGAATTGAGCGGTAAGGGATGATTTTCAATCGTTGTTTCCATTCCAGAAAGCTCGACGCTCAACTCGCTTCGAGCACCGTCGATCTCGAACTGAACGGGAACACGAACTGTTTCGTCGTCGGAATTACGTGTTATGGTGAGCGAGACGAGGACCTCGTTCTTTTGACGAGTTTCGTGACGCTCGACATGGGTCACACGAAGGGCTAGATTCGCAGGGGCAGCCTCGGGATAGGCAAGCAGATGAAAGCGCACTCCTTGGGGAAACTCCTGAAAACTGTCCCGCAAGATTCGCCACTCCCCCCCTTCTGCGTCCCAATCATTCGCCCGAAGGTCAGAGCAAATCCATATTTCGGTCTGGCCGGCGTGATTTGCTTGCATGTAATCATGAGCAGCACGCAAAAGTGCCGGTAGATCAGCGGCTGCACTCGCTGGGCCCGTTTGGGGAGCAGCGCGCAGCCGGTCGGGGGACTCCAATTCTTGGGGAACGAGACTCACGCTGTCGATTAACACCCAGCGTGATGAGCCGACCGCTTCGAGGGCACTGGCAATCTGGTCCACGCCGCGCTGTAGCTTTGTGCTGGCGATCTGCGTGCCGCGCTGCTGCATGCTGGGAGAACGGTCAAGCAGGATGAGTGTCGTATCAGCCCTCCCACCGGCAGCCAAACCTAGCCGACCACTCGCCAGTGGGCGGCTCACTGCCAGTACTAAGCCAGCGATAGCCAGAGTTCGCAAAGCCAGGATCAGCCATTGTCGAATGCGAGCATAACCTCGCGACATGCGATTGGCTTCGAGCAGAAACCGCATCGCAGCCCAGTCGAGAGTCTGAAAGCGGCGCTGATTGATCAAGTGAATCAGGATCGGCAATGCCGCCAGGGGAAGCGCGGCCAGCATGAGTGGTTCGAGAAAACTCATCGCACTCCCCCGCTTCTAGTCCGGCCAACCAAGAAATGCGTCAGCGTTCGTTCGTAGTCATCGGCGAGGCTCACCCGATGGTAGTCGACTGCCGTCTCAATCGAGACCTGCTTCACAAGACTCAAATACCGCTCCAAGGCCGTGTGATAACGATCGGCAATTTCATTAGGCTCGGCAAAAACTGCTGTACCCCCTTCCATATCAAGAAACCGCATCGGCCGTTGAAAAGCGAATGTGAGTTCTTGCGGGTCGAGTAAATGAAACACCGTCAGGTCATGCTTGCGAAAGCGAAAATGCTCGAAGCACTCTCTTAATTCGGTAGGATCGACGAACAGATCCGAAATAACGATAAACAATGCACGTTGCGAAGTGGTCTCCGCCAGCTCATGCAATGTGCTTACTAGTCGGGTGGGTCCCGTCGCTTCGACTCCTTCGAGTTGGTCAAAGAGGTCAGCCAGATGGGCCGGGTTACGACGCGGAGGCAAAGACCGCACGATTCCTTTGGACACACAAGCCAACCCCGCGGCATCTCCTTGCTGCACTGCCAGATAAGCGAGCGCACCTGCCAACCTTTTCGCATAAGCAAGCTTATGGACTCCTGTGGAGCCGAATCCCATCGAACCGCTCGTATCGACAACCAAGCAGCAGCGTAGATTCGTATCCGCTTCAAATTCTTTCACATAGTGGCGATCACTTCGACCGTAGGCCCGCCAGTCGAGGCGTCTGAGATCATCGCCGGGAACATATTTGCGATACTCCGCAAACTCGACACTGGCACCTCGATGTGGACTGGCGTGGCGTCCCGATACCTTGCCAAGCATCGGTCGTCTAGCCAAGAAGGGAACACTGCCCAGCCGAGCCAGCACGGCTGGTTCTAGAAAGCTGCGGATTTTATTTTCGGAGGACATGGATTGGTTTTTTGGAAAGTTCTGAATGTCATTCCGATGGGAGCTGTCCGACCAGAGGAATCTGGGTAGACTTTTCAATCAACTTCCATGTCTGTAAGTAGCGCTACCCAGATCCCTTGGGTCTCGCAGATCGCCTTGGGAGGACGATTAGAAATACCGAATACCCTGCGCATCTCTGCAAATCACCTAGACTACTCGACAGACTCCGTGAGCAATCTGCGGATGATGTCTTTGGCACCGACTCCTTCAGCTTGAGCAGCAAAGGTTGTGATCAATCGATGGGTGAGCACGGGAAGGGCCACTTCTTGCACATCTTCCAGCCTTACCATGTAGCTACCCAAGAGTGCCGCGCGAGCCCGGCCTGCCAAAATCAAATTTTGCACAGCGCGGGGACCGGCACCCCAGGCTACTAAGGGTTTGAGCCAATCGGGTGCCGAAGGATCTGTCGGGCGCGTTTTGCGAACCAACTGGGCAGCATAGGTATAAATGTGGTCTGGCGCGGGAATGCGTCGTACGAGTTGCTGATAGCCGATGACATCCTCGGCGTGCAGCAGATGGTCCAACTCGGAAAGCTCCTCACCCGTGGTCGTGCGAGCAATTTCGATCTCTTCCGCTTCTGATGGATAGTCCAGTTCAATCAGAAACATGAACCGGTCGAGCTGTGCTTCTGGCAAAGGGTAAGTCCCTTCCTGCTCGACAGGATTCTGCGTCGCCAGGACAAGAAATGGAGGCGGCAACGTAAATTGCTTTCCGATCACCGTGACCCGCCTTTCCTGCATCGCCTCCAAGAGTGCTGCCTGAGTTTTCGGTGGGGCACGATTGATTTCATCCGCCAAGACGATGTTGGCAAAGATGGGCCCCTTGACGAATTCGAATTCGCGACGCCCCCCTTGCTGGTCTTGAAGGATGTCCGTGCCAGTAATGTCCATTGGCATCAGGTCCGGCGTGAACTGGATGCGACTGAAATCCAAGGACATCGTCTCGGAGAGCTTGCTCACCAGCAGAGTCTTGGCCAATCCGGGAACGCCCATCAAGAGAGCGTGTCCCCGCGCGAAGAGACAGATCGCCATCTGCTCAATCACGCCGTGCTGGCCGACAATCACCCGTCCCAATTCTTTCCGCAGGCGGGAGTAGAGCTCTCGTAAATCATCGATGGCCTGAACATCATGATCCTCTAGCTGTTCGCCAGTCTGCACAATCTCTGCTTGCGACATGCCACTATCCTCTGTTTCTCAGATGACTTACTCAAATGCTGTTCGCCAGGGCAACTTAAGTATTGTATGTCGAAAATGCAAAATCAATGGATTTTAAGAGAATCATGCCAGATTTCGATTCAGATAAGGATATAGCACTATTTGCCTGAAATGCTGTCGAAAATGAATTATTCATGTACAGCAGTGCTGAAGTTCCGTAACACATTCCTACCAAACCGCTGATCGACACGATGCCGAATCCGCTCGCGGCATTGATCCTCGACGGTATCAAGTGGGAGAGTCTTTCAGCTTAAGGAGTCGACTTCCTCGCCTGGCAGCGAAACCCCAGCCTCGGAACTCTGGCGGCGTGGCAGCAAAACCATGGATCCGTCTCTCTGCTCACAGCAAACACCACGGCCGTGCAAGAATCTGCCACTTAGGTACTCTCCTTGCTGCTGGCACAACTTGCCACAGTTGCTCAGTGGAAGCCCCGGTTCAAAACACTCTCCTCGAAGAGATGCTAGCACGAACTAGGGCATCCCGCTTCTCAACTCACGACTTCGAGCAAACCGGGTTGCTGATTCTTGATTTGTAGGTGTATCTTAACCAACGAGAATTCACTGAGGTTGGCTTGCAATACGAGGCCGGCTGAATTCACGTCTGCAAGGAATGCGGACATACTCAATCCAAGGAAGGATTTAGCGAGATGTGGCATGATCCACAAATTCTTATTCGTTCTGCGCTGACGTCCTCGGTCTGCGTCGCGCGGTCTGCACACAAATGCCGATGGTACTGCTTTGGCACTGTGATTGCTTGGGGTTGTCTTCTTCTCTTCGCTTCAGCTGAACAAACAGTTGGCGCAGCCCAATCGGAAGCTCAAGTAAAACCTCCTGCGAGCAAGGAGAGCCTTCTTGTGTTGCAGGCAGAGTGCTCTCAGGAGCGTGCGCGCATCGAGAGTGCGATCGACAACGTCAATGAAAAGGGGCGCCCAGGAACCAAAGAGATCCTGGCTGAAGAGCTTGAACTCTGGGAGCAGCTTGATCTTCTCGTGGCTCAGCGACTGTCGACGATTGAGGATCGCATCGAAGTATACCATCAGTTGCAATTGAAGCACGAGCAACAGTTGACGCTTGAGACCGATGAGTCGCCCCATTCCTTCCTGAGACTCGACGATCAGAAAGATGCACTCCTCGAACAGCAACGCGACGTGGAAGTCTTGGAATTGGAACGCGAAGCCGAACAGTCCCTACTTCTCGACTCCAAGAACCAACTATATGAAGCGGAGAGCAAACGCAGACAAGCACAAGAAGACCTCGAATTTTCTAGTCCGAGTGAAGCAAATGCATTGCAAAGCAAGCTGGTACTCTTGGAACTTCGTTGTCGTGTTCTCGGTTGCAATACAGACCTCCATCGAGAACGGTGCGAATTACTCAAACAGTCCGCGGTACTCGCAAATGCAAAGATGCAAGCTCTCGAAGTTCATATCAATGCGATCGCAGGCGAAGTACGATTCTCTGCCGAGGAGCTTGAAGAACGACTAGGCTTGATTGGCCGGATTCAGAAGCAAGCCAAGAGCCAATTGAAGGAAGCCGAACACCGACTTCGGAAGGCCTCCCGTCGTCGCTCACAGGAGGATTCCAGCTCTCTAGATAACACCGAATTTGAAACCGCTCGGGAAGAAACAGAACTTCTGCAGCAGCTTCTGACTGAAATCAGTGGAGTCCGCGATTGTTGGCAGCGCCGATTTCAGTTTGCAAATAAAGACTTTGAATCGGGCGAGCCGAGCCAGTGGCTCAGCGAGGCAATCGCCTCGAAGCGGCGGATAGATCGGCTGGCCGACAAACTCAATTTTCACCGGATGCATTGGCAGAATGCTGCCATGACACTCGAGAGAAAGTCAAACTCTGACGAGATCAAAGCAACAGAACGGGCAGAAATCGAATCAAAACTCTCCGACATCCAGCAGGCCATCGAATTTTACTCTTCGACTCAGGTGCTGGCCGCAGGTGGCCAGCGGCTTTTTGAACGGTTCATTGACGAACTTCAGATGCACTTTGAAAACCAATCCTGGCAAGAACTCGTCCAGAGGATTACCGCCTCCCTTGATGCGACCTGGAACTACGAAATCGCATCGATTGACGATCGTCCGATCACCATCAGCAAGATCTGTTGTGGACTGGCCCTGTTGTTCTTGGGCTATTGGTCCTCACGGCTGGTGTCAAATGCTACCGCCAGACGCGTCATGCCTCGCTGCGGCATTAGCCCGACGGCTATCGCTCCCTTGCGGACGGTATTGTTTTACTCCCTGCTGATAGTTTTTGCTTTTGTATCTCTGGAAGTCGTAAACGTACCACTCACCGTATTTACCTTCTTGGGTGGAGCCATCGCGATCGGTGTAGGTTTTGGAAGTCAAAATATTCTCAACAATTTCATCAGCGGCTTGATTCTTCTCGCCGAACGGCCCATCCGTATTGGAGATCTGGTGAACATCGAAGGCATCGACGCCAATGTAGAGCACATAGGTGCCCGCAGTACGAGGGTTCGAACGGGCGCCAACTTGGAAATCTTAGTACCAAATAGCAAGTTTCTGGAGAACAATGTCACCAACTGGACGCTCTCCGATAGCCGATCGCGAACTTCGCTAACTGTGGGCGTGGCCTATGGATCGCCGGTCAGGAAGGTCATCGAGATACTGGATTCGACAATTAGAAATCACCCCAAAGTTATCACGGAGCCTGAACCGATTGTCCTCTTTAAAAACTTTGGCGATAGCGCTCTCGAATTCGAAGTGCATTTTTGGATTCAGATGAAGCGGATGATGGAAGCGGCAAAGGTTCAAAGTGATCTTCGTGTCGAGATCGATGATCGATTCAATGAAGAAGGGATAGTAATCGCCTTCCCACAAACCGATGTCCACCTCGATCTCCAGAAGCCCCTCGACATCCGGGTAAGTAAACATCCAATGCCAAGGCAAAACGACGCTTACCCAATGAGAGCGGCATAAACACGCGTCCTATCCGTTCAACTAGCCAGACTTTAGGAAAGGCTCAAGCGTACGATGTTGCAACTTAAAGAGACTAATTCGGCGGAAACCGAAGAATTGACTATCTTGGTGCATGGCACCTTCGCTGCCGACAAATCCAACACGGGGAACAAGTGGTGGCAGTCGGGAAGCTCGCATGCAGTCGAGTTGCAGAGCAGACTTCCTGGGCATGTTCGCGTTGCAAAAGACTCTGAAGTCTTTCATTGGTCCGGAGAGAATGGCGAAAGGGCTCGCAGCAAGGCAGCTGCCCAACTCTTGAAACATCTCCAACCACTGGAAAAGGCAAAGAAACCGTATCACCTGGTCGGACATAGTCATGGCGGGTCAGTCATTTGGAACACCTTGCGGTTGGCAACTCTCACGGGACATCCCCTACGCAATCTCCGCAGCTGGACAACGGTTGGGACTCCCTTCCTGCACCAGAAAGGTCGTGGATTCTGGCATCTCGCCAACCTGATGTGCGCAGTTCTTGGCCTACTTCTTCTGCGACCTGTTTTCAACGCAGGGCACCGATTCGCAACCCTAATTTGGGACGCCTACTCTGGCGAAGATGCTGTCCTGACACTCTTGCCAGACGAGCAATTAGGGTATATCGCCGTCATACGAGCCCCATTTTTAGCAATCGGTGAATGGCTTGGCTTATCCGTTGAGCGAAATGCGCAAGGAATTCATTTGGGGAGCTTCAATCCGGCTGGCGACCTTTCATTTTTTGAATACCTCTACTCGACAAGAGAAGGGATTATTCTGGTGGTCCTCACAAGCTTCTGTTTCTATTTGTGTTTTCACTTGGCAATGATGTGCTTTCGCCCGGTGCTCGAATCACTCAGGGTTCGCGCCGACACGCGATTAGAGCGAAATGCGTTTCGGCATTATGGCTCCCGTTGGCTGGGACTTTGGTCCCCGGACGACGAAGCAATCAATGGCCTCCGTGCCACGCTTGACCTCTCCTGCACCTTTGTGAAGCAACTCGCTCCCAGGGAACGCGTTTACTTCACCGACAACATCTCGATTCTTTCTCGACCCTACTATTGGTTGCTGGCACCCTTGTTTAATAGGGTATTTCGTCCTGTGTTCGATTCGATGGTAAAGGGAGTGGTAATACGCTCCGCTCAAGGGAATGATCGCCCCTCAGCTCAGGTAATTGCTGTGCTCCCGACTCCGGTATTGAAAGGCCATCATGCCCCTGCTCTGCCGGAGTATCTCCGCAGAAAGATCCTTCTGGAGTCTGACCGGCATGCAGGCCGGATCGTACCCAGATTTCGTCAGCTCTTGGGTTGCCCCTCGTTCACCTCCGGTTTGGAGAGCTTTTCCACCCATTTGTCAGGCAAGGAACTAGTGCACACTTCCTATCTTGATCACGGCGAGGTGCTCGACCTCATCGCCCTGAATATTGCCTCCGAGACACATGTGCGAAACGTACCCTCATTGGAGAAGATTGAAGATAGTCCACTTGTCAGATGGTTCCTCGACTTCAAGTCGCCGCTCGCTCAACGAGAGACTCAGCCGGACTTTGACAATGTTGACTTTGATTCAGATCGAGAACTTTTTCCTTCTCACAGGAACGAAGCAGCCTAGCGCCAATTGCAACATTTGACCGTTGATTAGAGCTCTTATTCGGATAAACTGATGTGAGAATTGGCGACGCAAACCGCATAGCCATTCGCTGTTCATTGGTGAGCACTTTCCCTTTCATTGCCAAACCAAGTTATTTGGCGGAAAGTGCGATTCAAATCTCCGCAAAGGAACATGATCGATGGCGTTCATCCACGACGATTTCTTACTACAAACCGATACCGCTCGCCGTCTTTACCATGGATTTGCTGCCGGGGAGCCGATTCTTGATTACCACACCCACTTGCCTCCCGATCAGATTGCGGCGAATTACCGATTTGCCGATCTAGCGGAGATGTGGCTTGCGGGAGATCACTACAAATGGCGAGCCATGCGTGCCAACGGCGTCGTGGAAGATTTCTGCACGGGCAGCGCGGATCCCTACGACAAATTCCTCGCCTGGGCCAAGACGGTTCCGCATACTTTGCGAAACCCGCTTTATCACTGGACCCACATGGAACTCAAACGCTACTTCGGAATCGACGAGCTACTCAATGAAGAAACGGCCCCCCAGATTTGGGAGCGGGCCAACGAGCAAATTCAACAAAGCGACGAACTAACGATCCACGGAGTATTCCAGAAATTCAAGGTCCGCACCGTTTGCACCACCGACGACCCTACCGATGACTTGGCCGACCACCGCAAGATCGCTGCCAGCGATCTCGTGACGGGTGTGTTCCCCACTTTTCGCCCCGACCGCGTTTTGGAGATCGATCAGACCGAGCAGTTCAACGCTTGGGTCGATAAACTCGCCAAGGCGAGCGAGGTGAATATCTCCTCGTTTACCGACCTGCTAATCGCCCTTCAGCAACGGCACACGTTTTTCCATGAGGTAGGCTGCCGGCTCTCCGACCATGGACTCAGTCATGCCTATGCCGACTTTTGCGACGAACAGACCGCTGCCGCAATTTTCGACAAAGCCCGCGCAGGCAAAAATGTAAGCCCCGCCGAACAGAACCAGTTCGCCACGAATCTCATGCTGCACGTCGGCCGCTGGAATTTTGAACGTGGCTGGACGATGCAACTCCATCTCGGTGCCCTGCGCAACGCCAACGCCGGACTCATGGAAAAACTTGGAAGAGACGTCGGTGGCGACTCGATCGGCGATTGGCACCAGGCTGAACCCCTTTCGCGATTCTTGGGACGCCTCGATAGCGAGCAATCGCTTCCCAAAACAATCGTGTATAACCTCAACCCAGCCGACAACTACATGATCGCCACGATGATCGGCAATTTCCAAGATGGCTCGGTGGTCGGCAAGATTCAGATGGGCTCGGGCTGGTGGTTCTTAGACCAATGGGAGGCGATGCAGTGGCAGATGAATGCCCTCTCGAACCAAGGGCTTCTATCGCGTTTCGTTGGCATGCTGACCGACTCTCGATCGTTTCTCTCCTACCCGCGCCACGAGTATTTCCGCCGTTGCCTGTGCGATCTGCTAGGCACCGATGTCGAGCGCGGTGCGATACCCGACGACGATTCACTCCTGGGCCCCATGATCCGCAACATCTGCTACGGCAACGCAAAAGATTACTTGGGGTTGGGTCTTTAGTCCACTATCTCTCCGCATTTGAGCGGATCGGCGCTAGCCGCCGATTAACTCAAATCTCCGTCAGCCAGCGCCGATCCGCTTACTGCGCCAAAAACAATGGCAATGACGAATTCCGCATCACATGCAAAGCCGTCTCGCCCAGAATGCGACGCAATAGCAGGCTTTTTGCACTATTGCCGAGCACAATCAAATCGGCACCCCAATCATACGCATAGGGTAGCAACGCTTCGATAGGGGGTTTGGCAACCCAATCCGTTTCAGGCTCGTAACCGTGAGCCCGGCAATACTGGGCAACCTCAGCAAGTCGCTCCGCACCAATCTCGCGATCATCATGAAAAGTGACGATCTTCATCTTCGCCTTTGGCCAAAGCCGTAGATGAGCAAACTGCTTGATTGTCTTGGCCGATTCCATTGAACCACTATAAGCAATTAGCACGTTATTGATCGGGCGATCCTTTTCGGCTACGGCCAGCAACGGGCGAATACCCTCTTGAACAAGCTTGGCCAATTCATCGATAGGCTCGTCCACGACACCATGTTCAAAAAAACTTTGCAAACCGCAGATCACAAGATCATGGTAGCGAGTAAGCGACACCAGGGCGGAGAGCGGGTCACCCGTTTCATTCTGTAAACGAAACGCGACACCTGCTTTTTCGCATGCCGCTGTGAAATATTCTTGTTCCTGCCGAATGATTTCTTTCGCCCGATCGATACGGCTATCTTTCAATTCGCGTGCTGCCTCACCAGCACCCATCGGAATCGGCCCCAAATCGTCCAGGCGATCGATGTCCAACAGGGTCAATCCCGTGAGTTCTGCATCGTGGGACTTGGCCAATTCGATAGCCTTAGCCGTCGCCGAGCGTGCATATTCCAGGCTGCCTAATCCTACCAAAATGCGCTTCATCATTTGATTTCAACTCCGCTGATTCAAATATCGTGGGGCAGCCATTGCTCCTAGGTGCGTCGTCGTGGCGACTTGGCTGCTATGTCACACGCCTAAAAAGCCTACACCACGAAATTCTGGTGACAAGGATTCCCTCCTACGCTAGATTATAACAACTCGCCACTATCACATACAGGAATGTCTCTTGATGAATGTACCCCCAATTTTCGAGAAGCTTGAGTCCGCAGGCGTACTTGCGGTCGTAATACTGGACGATGCAGCCACTGCTGTCCCCCTCGCCAAGGCGTTGTTGGCAGGCGGCGTGAATGCGATGGAGCTGACACTGCGGACCGACGCCGCACTAGACGCGCTCTCTGCCATCCGCCGTGAAGTTCCCGACATGTTGGTTGGTGCCGGTACAATTCTCAAACCGGAACAGGTTAGCCAGGTGTTCGACCGCGGGGCCTTGTTCGGCGTTTCGCCTGGTTTGAATGTTCGGGTTGTAGAAACTGCTCTTGAAAGCGGCTTGCCCTTTGCCCCAGGCATAGCGACACCCTCGGACATCGAAGCTGCGATTGAGTTGGGCTGCCGTCACTTGAAATTCTTCCCAGCTGAGACCCTGGGAGGACTGAGTTATCTACGAGCCATGTCTCCCCCCTACAACCATCTGGGCATCAAATATATTCCACTCGGCGGCGTTGGAGCAGGAAATCTGGCTCAGTACATTGTCGATCCTCTGATCGCATGCGTTGGCGGTTCTTGGCTTACTCCAGCGGACAAGATTGCTGCCAAAGACTGGAAAGCAATCGAAGAACTCGCCAGTCAAGCACGCACGACGATCGACACAGCCCGTAGCAAGTAGCGTCACTTGGCGGGCAAGCGAGCTTCGGCGGGCATTGGCGTTACTTCCATGCCGCGCAATTTGAAATCATCAAAATTGCCGTTGTCGTCAAACGTGCCGATCCCCACACGGCCCCACGAAAACTTCTTGTTGTTGGCGGTCATCACGGGCTCGTTCATGTCGTCGAAATAGACAGCCATTTCGCCCGTTTCGGTGTTGCGAGCTACTTTCAGCTCGTGCCAATCACGGCTCCAAGGCGTGCCCTTTGATTCTTTCTCGGTTATCGCCTTCCGGTCGGCACCGTCGACGATGAATATCTGGCACGAGTGAGGATCGGGTACCGCTCCCAAATGGACATAGTAAAAATGTGCCGGGTCTTGATATCCCCAGAAGATACACAAATCCCGATGGCCACCTGCATCGTAGTTGGTATTCTGTCCTCGCACGGTGAGCACAAAATCTCCAACAGCTGTTTCCTTCAATAATGCGATATTCCAAGGGCTCCGGTGGGGCGGCTTGTATTCACTGCCCCCCCGTGAACGGAGCAC contains:
- the uxaC gene encoding glucuronate isomerase, producing MAFIHDDFLLQTDTARRLYHGFAAGEPILDYHTHLPPDQIAANYRFADLAEMWLAGDHYKWRAMRANGVVEDFCTGSADPYDKFLAWAKTVPHTLRNPLYHWTHMELKRYFGIDELLNEETAPQIWERANEQIQQSDELTIHGVFQKFKVRTVCTTDDPTDDLADHRKIAASDLVTGVFPTFRPDRVLEIDQTEQFNAWVDKLAKASEVNISSFTDLLIALQQRHTFFHEVGCRLSDHGLSHAYADFCDEQTAAAIFDKARAGKNVSPAEQNQFATNLMLHVGRWNFERGWTMQLHLGALRNANAGLMEKLGRDVGGDSIGDWHQAEPLSRFLGRLDSEQSLPKTIVYNLNPADNYMIATMIGNFQDGSVVGKIQMGSGWWFLDQWEAMQWQMNALSNQGLLSRFVGMLTDSRSFLSYPRHEYFRRCLCDLLGTDVERGAIPDDDSLLGPMIRNICYGNAKDYLGLGL
- a CDS encoding universal stress protein, producing the protein MMKRILVGLGSLEYARSATAKAIELAKSHDAELTGLTLLDIDRLDDLGPIPMGAGEAARELKDSRIDRAKEIIRQEQEYFTAACEKAGVAFRLQNETGDPLSALVSLTRYHDLVICGLQSFFEHGVVDEPIDELAKLVQEGIRPLLAVAEKDRPINNVLIAYSGSMESAKTIKQFAHLRLWPKAKMKIVTFHDDREIGAERLAEVAQYCRAHGYEPETDWVAKPPIEALLPYAYDWGADLIVLGNSAKSLLLRRILGETALHVMRNSSLPLFLAQ
- a CDS encoding bifunctional 4-hydroxy-2-oxoglutarate aldolase/2-dehydro-3-deoxy-phosphogluconate aldolase; protein product: MNVPPIFEKLESAGVLAVVILDDAATAVPLAKALLAGGVNAMELTLRTDAALDALSAIRREVPDMLVGAGTILKPEQVSQVFDRGALFGVSPGLNVRVVETALESGLPFAPGIATPSDIEAAIELGCRHLKFFPAETLGGLSYLRAMSPPYNHLGIKYIPLGGVGAGNLAQYIVDPLIACVGGSWLTPADKIAAKDWKAIEELASQARTTIDTARSK